From Halorubrum salinarum, the proteins below share one genomic window:
- a CDS encoding DUF2254 family protein, producing MSLDWEDLRSLIQWVVPCVAIGATLLAALVPSLFAVDQSVQGLLQTLVTAQASILAIVVSVTLLATQLVATNYAPRMSTLLLRTDQFRQTFALFIGSITLDLVVYLALGQAQHPLLSGLFYSTLVLFVLVLVSIYLFSIEMVTQSIPERFVELFTQTVSLEEYIDKVEAYAESPESNTHPLQPLFRYTMTALSKGEYSAATSALDHYIPYTEKTLTEVEERELLDDSEFGAKEELFGPVLKDHLHLIAQHAAENDESQIRNTAIRGQVEIGTQGVGIGPQSRVTNQALRGLQNTIRDGPYTDRGYASLNQCWKGVGELAEAASEVESSTTVLTARGIVRRWLRHSVRTVEEPGWMSDSSRVLFEHLCEAHANTLDLIGENQPLKQFGPDDLHGDGRQTPPDVVEQLRYCQQALFEFTSVFLEHRIENGRWIPTEGNYRRAWQNLVIDTADTGATVLAVDLCEVLIQMAFIENTAKLPSVDRPTARGIDPVDLNEVSHWVRELQTIEEKTASDVVSRAFENLLSYEPVDPSPNHFIVTGEEEPEREELYQFDVDVDDYHELNTREEYPGALRQLRDEVLRPG from the coding sequence ATGAGCCTGGACTGGGAGGACCTCCGCTCACTAATCCAATGGGTCGTCCCCTGTGTGGCCATCGGGGCTACGTTGCTCGCCGCGCTCGTCCCAAGCCTGTTCGCTGTCGATCAATCAGTCCAGGGCCTCCTCCAGACGCTCGTTACTGCCCAAGCGAGCATCCTTGCAATCGTCGTCTCAGTCACACTCCTGGCGACCCAACTGGTGGCAACGAACTACGCCCCGCGGATGTCGACGCTCCTCCTGCGAACGGACCAGTTCAGGCAAACCTTCGCCCTATTCATCGGCTCGATCACTCTCGACCTCGTCGTGTACCTCGCCCTCGGGCAGGCCCAACACCCCCTTCTCTCCGGGCTATTTTACAGTACCCTAGTGCTGTTCGTCCTGGTCCTAGTATCGATCTACCTGTTCTCGATTGAGATGGTCACTCAATCGATTCCGGAACGCTTCGTAGAACTGTTCACCCAGACGGTCTCGCTCGAGGAGTACATCGACAAAGTCGAAGCTTACGCCGAGAGCCCGGAGTCGAACACACACCCGCTACAACCGCTTTTTCGCTATACCATGACAGCGTTGTCGAAAGGCGAGTATTCAGCTGCTACCTCGGCGTTAGACCACTATATCCCCTACACAGAGAAGACCCTCACCGAGGTCGAGGAGCGGGAGTTGTTGGATGATTCGGAGTTCGGCGCTAAGGAGGAACTGTTTGGCCCGGTCCTGAAAGACCATCTCCACCTCATCGCTCAGCACGCCGCCGAGAACGACGAATCACAAATACGGAATACGGCGATTAGGGGCCAGGTCGAGATCGGCACACAAGGGGTTGGAATTGGGCCACAGTCACGAGTCACGAATCAGGCCTTGAGGGGGCTCCAGAACACGATTCGCGACGGGCCGTATACCGACCGCGGGTACGCCTCACTGAACCAGTGCTGGAAAGGAGTGGGCGAATTGGCCGAAGCTGCCTCTGAGGTCGAATCGAGCACGACCGTGCTTACAGCTCGTGGAATCGTACGCCGGTGGCTGCGCCATTCCGTCAGAACTGTCGAAGAACCTGGGTGGATGTCCGACTCGTCTCGTGTCTTGTTCGAGCACCTCTGTGAGGCGCATGCAAATACGCTCGACTTAATCGGTGAGAACCAGCCTCTCAAACAGTTCGGGCCCGACGACCTACATGGCGACGGCAGACAAACACCGCCTGATGTAGTCGAACAACTGCGATATTGTCAGCAAGCACTCTTCGAGTTCACCAGCGTCTTTCTCGAGCATCGAATCGAGAACGGGCGATGGATACCGACTGAAGGCAATTACAGGCGAGCCTGGCAGAACCTCGTAATCGATACTGCTGACACTGGTGCCACTGTCTTAGCCGTTGACCTGTGCGAGGTGCTGATCCAGATGGCCTTTATCGAGAACACAGCCAAGCTCCCATCTGTTGATCGGCCCACAGCCAGGGGGATCGACCCAGTGGATCTGAACGAGGTCAGCCACTGGGTCAGAGAACTTCAGACAATCGAAGAAAAAACGGCCTCCGATGTCGTCTCTCGGGCCTTCGAGAACCTCCTATCGTACGAACCAGTGGACCCGTCGCCAAACCACTTCATCGTGACTGGTGAAGAAGAACCTGAACGAGAAGAGCTCTACCAGTTCGATGTGGACGTCGACGACTACCATGAGCTCAACACGCGAGAGGAGTACCCGGGTGCCCTTCGTCAGTTGAGAGATGAAGTTCTCAGGCCCGGATAG
- a CDS encoding restriction endonuclease, producing the protein MDELEFALETIDGQRFEDFSMAFLREEGYEVHESGGAGADGGWDARIELGERNGIAHASKRKDWKRKLRDDAEKVEQLEENRDEEYDLLLFVTNQRVTGQQELEMEDEIQSEYGWRLKLLHRDNILGELRQNHQQLAEKYLDADLQRDSDHIEEIEELVQDRLKQIRNRDGDASEIKSGPAVVLHIIPNGIFSKRKVKSAGKIPDPPILYERHSYPETRGKSTIAYGNHLGSDEKHSYGLFQNDGLYESVSTSAIIAGNGGDQWIRGAIQSGAGIGLDAHIVLTTRDVVSKLAKMGFSGSAFVFLSFLDASEVKLDRPNQGRGIRLSHPSTFGTDFYTTEYGTVQIRSEEVIGDLEPILSEIWRQFGHEAGTENIENGKWDRGSYTVNGDTLLEEGDR; encoded by the coding sequence ATGGACGAGCTCGAGTTTGCCCTCGAAACTATCGACGGGCAGCGTTTCGAGGATTTCTCGATGGCGTTTCTCCGTGAGGAAGGGTATGAGGTCCACGAAAGTGGCGGGGCCGGAGCTGATGGTGGCTGGGACGCCCGTATCGAACTCGGTGAGCGGAACGGAATCGCCCACGCGAGTAAGCGGAAGGACTGGAAACGGAAACTACGGGATGACGCCGAGAAGGTCGAACAGTTAGAGGAGAACCGTGACGAGGAGTACGACCTCCTGCTGTTCGTGACTAACCAGCGGGTTACGGGACAGCAAGAGCTGGAGATGGAGGACGAGATTCAGAGCGAATACGGTTGGCGGTTGAAACTCCTCCACCGGGACAATATCCTCGGAGAATTACGTCAGAATCACCAGCAATTAGCGGAGAAGTACCTCGACGCCGATCTTCAACGGGATAGTGACCACATCGAAGAGATCGAGGAGTTGGTTCAGGATCGGCTCAAGCAAATTCGGAATCGCGACGGCGACGCCAGTGAAATTAAATCAGGACCAGCTGTCGTCCTACATATCATCCCCAACGGAATATTTTCGAAGAGAAAGGTCAAGTCAGCAGGGAAGATTCCTGATCCACCGATTCTCTATGAGCGACACAGTTACCCTGAGACTCGAGGGAAGTCCACTATCGCTTACGGGAATCATCTCGGTAGTGATGAAAAGCACTCATACGGACTCTTTCAGAATGATGGGCTATACGAGTCCGTTTCAACATCGGCCATCATAGCCGGGAATGGTGGTGATCAATGGATTCGTGGAGCAATCCAAAGTGGTGCTGGGATAGGACTTGACGCACACATCGTCTTGACTACAAGGGATGTCGTATCCAAGTTAGCAAAGATGGGATTTTCGGGGAGTGCATTCGTTTTCCTCTCATTCTTAGACGCCAGCGAAGTGAAACTTGACCGACCTAACCAAGGCAGAGGTATTCGACTTTCTCATCCGTCGACCTTTGGAACTGACTTCTACACCACAGAGTACGGGACGGTTCAGATTAGATCTGAAGAAGTGATCGGTGACTTGGAGCCTATTCTATCGGAAATATGGCGACAGTTTGGTCACGAAGCCGGTACAGAGAACATTGAGAATGGAAAATGGGATCGGGGTAGTTACACAGTGAATGGAGACACGCTTCTTGAAGAGGGGGATCGCTGA
- a CDS encoding thioredoxin domain-containing protein, protein MRKLGPVLPVLVEDDDQEPQEGELVVYTDAWDATGWGIEPVLKKLEQDFGLSFDLSYEPFTPRELDSNDWGEVSSRYDMPYAQVVELPDNTKLSTSALHVAQELDPDLFRDYLRRLRIVALAEGRNIEDRELLVELAGEVGFDTYEFEENWYGDIDDMGESEAIPIMHVTIGDHEIPWSGHLEYGLAYGVLLDNDVLPVGDPSTYDQLVGEYGPITTTEIADITGDDREQIKTELEECEDVVRVEYGDAGFWDQA, encoded by the coding sequence GTGCGGAAACTCGGCCCCGTTCTGCCAGTACTTGTAGAAGATGACGATCAAGAGCCACAGGAAGGCGAACTGGTCGTCTACACCGACGCCTGGGACGCGACAGGCTGGGGTATCGAACCCGTCCTCAAGAAGTTGGAACAGGACTTCGGCCTGAGTTTTGACCTCTCCTACGAGCCCTTCACACCACGTGAACTCGACAGCAACGACTGGGGAGAAGTGTCTTCCCGGTACGACATGCCCTACGCTCAGGTCGTTGAACTTCCCGACAACACGAAGCTGTCAACGAGTGCGCTACACGTCGCCCAAGAACTGGATCCGGATCTCTTCCGGGATTACCTTCGGCGCTTACGGATCGTTGCGTTAGCCGAAGGTCGAAATATTGAGGATCGTGAGCTGCTCGTCGAACTCGCAGGCGAAGTAGGCTTTGACACCTACGAGTTTGAGGAGAACTGGTACGGGGATATCGACGATATGGGTGAGTCCGAGGCAATACCGATCATGCATGTAACGATCGGAGACCACGAGATCCCGTGGAGCGGTCACCTCGAATATGGTCTTGCTTATGGCGTCTTACTCGACAACGATGTCCTGCCTGTCGGCGACCCATCGACTTACGACCAGCTCGTTGGCGAATACGGCCCGATCACTACCACTGAGATTGCGGACATCACGGGAGACGACCGAGAACAGATCAAGACAGAACTCGAAGAATGTGAGGACGTAGTCCGAGTCGAGTACGGCGACGCCGGCTTCTGGGACCAAGCCTAA
- a CDS encoding site-specific integrase, which translates to MDYNPFMIAKKKMSLSTRRVKEPPRIPVEDLRDVVRDVKHIRDRAFIVTQLKLGLRASEMANIKISELNITNSEVAEHYPEMGTSPHVSRFENAVYIPHDREGNKSKRPRILPVDEELRRLWMNYLLIRPDNEQPWLFLSRTSNSQVDDEAINLAWKRHFHPEYEETQQYRAVTSHYGRHRFTTFWRVEQDLNRELIKYMRGDTSAGGTTDPAGGIDHYIHSYYEDIEPLYRERIYKLVI; encoded by the coding sequence GTGGACTACAATCCGTTCATGATCGCGAAAAAGAAAATGTCTCTCTCAACTCGGCGGGTGAAGGAACCACCCCGAATTCCGGTTGAGGATCTACGGGACGTAGTCCGGGACGTGAAGCACATTCGGGACCGCGCGTTCATCGTAACGCAGCTCAAACTGGGCCTGCGCGCCAGTGAGATGGCAAACATCAAGATAAGCGAACTGAACATCACCAACAGCGAAGTGGCTGAGCATTACCCGGAAATGGGAACCTCACCGCATGTCTCTCGGTTTGAGAACGCCGTCTACATCCCTCACGATCGTGAAGGGAATAAATCAAAACGCCCCCGAATTCTCCCTGTCGACGAGGAACTTCGCCGACTTTGGATGAACTATCTACTCATCCGGCCTGACAACGAGCAGCCATGGTTGTTCCTCTCTCGTACGAGCAACTCACAGGTAGACGATGAGGCGATTAACCTCGCTTGGAAGCGCCACTTCCATCCAGAGTATGAAGAGACACAGCAGTACCGGGCTGTAACATCGCACTATGGCCGTCACCGGTTCACTACGTTCTGGCGCGTTGAGCAAGACTTGAACCGAGAATTGATCAAATATATGCGCGGTGATACTTCAGCCGGTGGGACTACTGATCCTGCTGGTGGGATCGACCACTACATCCATAGCTACTATGAGGATATTGAACCACTCTATCGAGAACGAATTTACAAACTGGTGATATAG
- a CDS encoding HNH endonuclease — MDRDTVGSAPRNGKTFDSRIHKIDSAGKGVIETAGKNDIILGPVDQDAVGERIEAMKLPGPYARIKRPRKILPSNYIEELQDLVPYDFSIDYGDAYGTIGKQGLDYHEKGYGILEYVPPWETNELHEATIDRRSNAGNGIVYIDDRSVNIGPVREGVTGSDITVILVGPSVGVCKTISVRAENYFKNLPKSIDEDLIDTTDNFKIGMKVRDREADDSKNFVVVNLPPIPAQDYIVYHGSQTEISVAEDNPQYDQFASVVIVVDEKTLTEEYPDFTGDKPIPLETLSSGNTDHYTFPPERLEPTGDYLSQAIEDSEQIDPGTVSQVDSSHPSHFDSNESGGEVDNSEPEDVIANDDSPNKYRTHLNSGSEINSSDLNASTATDQTNPEATNSRYSPSTDEEESSRSQDQQRNTSSPESGSKDLDELREKAQESAVEEVSQGAVTTNSTSQYSRSSEIREYVMARADGTCEGCNNPAPFTSKTGEPYLHAHHIHELSDGGSDTPDTVTALCPNCHYRVHHGKNGDEFNKELLEKVQRLEEDRN, encoded by the coding sequence ATGGACCGAGATACTGTAGGATCTGCCCCACGTAACGGGAAAACCTTCGATTCTCGGATACACAAAATTGACAGCGCTGGGAAGGGAGTTATCGAAACCGCCGGTAAAAACGACATAATTCTCGGTCCGGTTGACCAGGACGCAGTCGGCGAACGGATTGAAGCAATGAAGCTGCCTGGACCATATGCGAGAATCAAGAGACCTAGAAAAATACTTCCTTCAAATTATATTGAAGAACTTCAGGATCTCGTGCCATACGATTTCTCTATTGACTACGGTGACGCATACGGAACTATCGGGAAACAGGGTTTAGATTATCACGAGAAGGGATACGGAATCCTCGAGTACGTGCCGCCATGGGAGACTAATGAATTACATGAAGCCACAATTGATAGGAGAAGCAACGCTGGCAATGGAATCGTCTACATAGATGATCGTTCTGTGAATATTGGACCGGTTCGAGAAGGTGTTACAGGCTCTGATATCACGGTGATTCTGGTTGGGCCGTCAGTCGGTGTCTGTAAGACCATCTCCGTAAGAGCAGAGAACTATTTCAAAAACCTGCCGAAATCCATAGATGAAGATCTAATTGACACTACAGATAATTTTAAAATTGGTATGAAGGTCCGAGACCGTGAGGCGGATGATTCAAAAAATTTTGTTGTCGTCAATCTTCCTCCAATCCCGGCCCAAGACTACATCGTATATCACGGCAGTCAAACAGAGATTTCGGTTGCCGAAGACAACCCTCAGTATGACCAATTTGCCTCTGTTGTCATCGTCGTCGATGAAAAGACCCTAACCGAGGAGTATCCAGATTTTACTGGCGACAAACCAATACCGTTGGAAACTCTCTCCAGCGGTAATACAGACCATTACACGTTTCCTCCAGAGCGTCTGGAACCAACCGGGGATTACCTTTCACAAGCAATTGAAGATTCAGAACAGATAGATCCGGGAACTGTTTCTCAAGTAGATTCGTCACATCCTAGCCATTTCGATTCCAACGAATCAGGCGGTGAAGTAGATAATAGTGAACCAGAAGATGTGATAGCCAACGACGACTCTCCAAATAAATATCGGACACATTTAAACAGCGGTTCTGAAATAAATTCTAGTGATCTGAATGCTTCAACAGCTACAGATCAGACAAACCCGGAGGCAACCAACTCACGTTATTCACCTAGCACAGATGAAGAAGAATCCAGTCGATCGCAGGACCAGCAGAGGAATACCTCGTCTCCAGAATCAGGCAGTAAGGATCTAGACGAGCTTCGAGAGAAAGCACAAGAAAGTGCTGTTGAGGAAGTATCTCAGGGAGCAGTTACCACGAATTCGACCTCTCAGTATTCCCGTTCATCCGAAATCCGCGAATATGTAATGGCTCGTGCAGATGGAACATGCGAGGGATGTAACAACCCTGCTCCATTCACTAGCAAGACTGGAGAACCCTATCTACATGCCCATCATATCCACGAATTGAGCGACGGAGGCTCAGATACACCTGATACGGTTACAGCACTTTGCCCCAACTGCCATTATCGAGTTCACCATGGTAAGAACGGTGACGAGTTCAACAAAGAGTTGCTAGAAAAGGTTCAGCGGCTTGAGGAGGACAGAAATTAG
- a CDS encoding NOP5/NOP56 family protein codes for MTDAGPDSGWFESVPPDDLEAARKAIENGSTETPKDWPTKAVEADFAEDQEEYYDRLHEATIYATRGAVQERERSDDQQLKHSIRAMDDAERVANELAERAVEWAGSLFDDVGSGVEGARAIAAREPESEVERRAVSLAARAADLDDERAELAATIGRIAPAVAPNLTEMAGPELAARLIALAGGLESLAKKPSGTVQVLGAEDALFAHLSGRAPSPKHGIIYTHEFVRGTRPADRGSAARALAGKLTLAARADHYAGERRAQLHDDLRERMATIRARADEEAGSDRDGDGAASEGEADDE; via the coding sequence ATGACTGACGCCGGCCCCGACTCAGGTTGGTTTGAATCGGTTCCACCTGACGACCTCGAAGCCGCCCGAAAGGCCATTGAAAACGGTAGCACAGAAACGCCAAAAGATTGGCCCACAAAGGCTGTTGAGGCTGACTTCGCGGAAGACCAAGAGGAATATTACGATAGACTCCATGAAGCAACAATTTACGCCACCCGAGGAGCCGTACAAGAAAGAGAAAGATCAGATGACCAACAGTTAAAACATAGTATTCGTGCCATGGACGACGCGGAGCGCGTGGCCAACGAGCTCGCCGAACGCGCCGTCGAGTGGGCCGGGAGCCTCTTCGACGACGTGGGGTCCGGCGTCGAGGGCGCCCGGGCGATCGCGGCCCGCGAGCCGGAGAGCGAGGTCGAGCGGCGGGCGGTGTCGCTCGCGGCGCGCGCGGCCGACTTGGACGACGAGCGGGCCGAACTCGCGGCGACGATCGGTCGGATCGCGCCCGCGGTCGCGCCGAACCTCACCGAGATGGCCGGGCCGGAGCTCGCCGCGCGCCTGATCGCGCTCGCGGGCGGCCTGGAGTCGCTCGCGAAGAAGCCCTCGGGCACGGTTCAGGTGCTCGGCGCCGAGGACGCGCTGTTCGCGCACCTCTCGGGGCGGGCCCCCTCGCCGAAACACGGGATCATCTACACGCACGAGTTCGTCCGCGGCACGCGACCGGCGGACCGCGGCTCGGCGGCGCGCGCGCTCGCCGGGAAGCTGACGCTCGCGGCGCGGGCCGACCACTACGCCGGCGAGCGACGGGCGCAGCTCCACGACGACCTCCGGGAGCGGATGGCGACGATTCGCGCCCGCGCAGACGAGGAAGCGGGGAGCGACCGCGACGGCGACGGAGCGGCGAGCGAGGGGGAGGCCGACGATGAGTGA
- a CDS encoding fibrillarin-like rRNA/tRNA 2'-O-methyltransferase codes for MSEPSLPDGVERRQIAGEERLATRGEPVYGEPTADGWRAWDPERSKLGGMLELGLETGLAGGETVLYLGAASGTTVSHVADFAGPTYAVEFAPRPARDLLDAAEPRDRLFPLLKDARRPETYAHVVEADVDAVVQDVATRGQADVAVRNARFLADDGRLLLAIKARSEDVTAAPDAVFDDALDRLREAYEVLETRRLDRFHEDHLGVVATPK; via the coding sequence ATGAGTGAGCCGTCCCTTCCCGACGGGGTCGAGCGCCGCCAGATAGCTGGCGAGGAGCGGTTGGCGACCCGCGGCGAGCCGGTGTACGGCGAGCCGACCGCGGACGGCTGGCGCGCGTGGGACCCCGAGCGGTCGAAGCTCGGCGGCATGCTGGAGCTCGGGCTGGAGACCGGGCTCGCGGGCGGGGAGACGGTCCTCTACCTCGGCGCGGCGAGCGGGACGACCGTCAGCCACGTCGCCGACTTCGCCGGGCCGACGTACGCGGTCGAGTTCGCCCCGCGGCCGGCGCGCGACCTGCTCGACGCCGCCGAACCGCGCGACAGGCTCTTCCCGCTGCTCAAGGACGCTCGGAGGCCCGAGACGTACGCGCACGTGGTGGAGGCCGACGTCGACGCGGTCGTTCAGGACGTGGCCACGCGCGGGCAGGCCGACGTGGCCGTGCGCAACGCGCGGTTCCTCGCCGACGACGGCCGACTGCTGCTCGCGATCAAGGCGCGCAGCGAGGACGTGACCGCGGCGCCGGACGCGGTGTTCGATGACGCGCTCGACCGCCTTCGGGAGGCGTACGAGGTCCTGGAGACGCGGCGGCTCGACCGGTTCCACGAGGACCACCTCGGCGTCGTGGCGACGCCGAAGTGA
- a CDS encoding helix-turn-helix transcriptional regulator yields MRNDIADRRAETGESQADLAAAVGVTRQTINAIERERYDPSLELAFALAAHFDCRIEDIFEPAE; encoded by the coding sequence ATGAGGAACGACATCGCCGACAGACGCGCCGAGACCGGCGAGAGCCAGGCCGACCTCGCCGCCGCGGTCGGCGTCACCCGACAGACCATAAACGCCATCGAACGCGAGCGCTACGACCCCTCGCTGGAGCTGGCGTTCGCGCTCGCGGCCCACTTCGACTGCCGGATCGAGGACATCTTCGAACCGGCCGAGTGA
- a CDS encoding DUF2178 domain-containing protein, whose amino-acid sequence MSEHTASATTRPSTRKRYKRIAYGLLGAGIAALFVAIALDRFVLGVALYWAGGLGMGLVQRFSPVELYDERDSTIDRKASQVTLNVFAYVFVLGLPGGLVLAETGAVTLPGWFHGATWTLFAIYVVYGVAVGYHKYRS is encoded by the coding sequence ATGAGCGAACACACCGCCTCCGCGACGACTCGGCCCTCCACACGGAAACGCTACAAGCGCATCGCCTACGGACTGCTCGGCGCCGGCATCGCCGCGCTGTTCGTGGCCATCGCCCTCGATAGGTTCGTCCTCGGCGTCGCCCTCTACTGGGCCGGCGGCCTCGGTATGGGGCTGGTCCAACGGTTCAGCCCCGTCGAACTGTACGACGAGCGCGACAGCACCATCGACCGAAAGGCGAGCCAGGTCACGCTGAACGTCTTCGCGTACGTCTTCGTCCTCGGGCTGCCGGGCGGCCTCGTGCTGGCCGAGACCGGCGCGGTCACGCTCCCCGGCTGGTTCCACGGCGCGACGTGGACGCTGTTCGCGATATACGTCGTGTACGGCGTTGCCGTCGGCTATCACAAGTACCGGTCATGA
- a CDS encoding transcription initiation factor IIB family protein, with the protein MYRASDRVDNEAWIELLDEACRSLDLDDETRSTAVDLFLSRAPDDDRGKRVAAAASLYAAGLIRGEERSQSAVADAMDVSRLSVQKRWKPILEDAGFSPPSW; encoded by the coding sequence GTGTACCGCGCGAGCGACCGAGTCGACAACGAGGCGTGGATCGAACTGCTCGATGAAGCGTGCCGCTCGCTCGACCTCGACGACGAGACGCGCTCGACCGCGGTCGACCTGTTCCTCTCGCGCGCCCCCGACGACGACCGCGGGAAGCGCGTCGCGGCCGCCGCCAGCCTCTACGCCGCCGGACTGATCCGCGGCGAGGAGCGCTCGCAGTCGGCGGTCGCCGACGCGATGGACGTCTCGCGGCTCTCGGTCCAGAAGCGCTGGAAGCCGATCTTAGAGGACGCCGGCTTCTCGCCGCCGTCGTGGTAG
- a CDS encoding endonuclease III domain-containing protein, whose translation MSTQTWDETRVRALHDDLVELYEPVDRVAEHGADPTAEPGEGVRQLVTTILSQNVADENTRRASEALFERYDDFAAIEAADHDELAETIRVAGLPDQKAARIQRALTAIREETGGAYSLAFLDAMATDDAKAWLTEIKGVGPKTASVVLNFHFGKATMAVDTHVERVSKRFGLVPESASNERAHEVLDAQVPDELIYPLHVLLIRHGREHCSARGADCDNPVCEAYCDCEYC comes from the coding sequence ATGTCGACGCAGACGTGGGACGAGACGCGGGTCCGCGCGCTTCACGACGATCTCGTCGAGCTGTACGAGCCGGTCGACCGGGTCGCCGAACACGGCGCGGACCCGACCGCGGAGCCGGGCGAGGGCGTCAGGCAACTGGTGACGACGATCCTCTCGCAGAACGTCGCCGACGAGAACACGCGGCGCGCCTCGGAGGCGCTGTTCGAGCGGTACGACGACTTCGCGGCCATCGAGGCCGCCGACCACGACGAACTGGCCGAGACCATCCGGGTCGCCGGCCTCCCCGACCAGAAGGCCGCGCGGATCCAGCGCGCGCTGACCGCGATCCGCGAGGAGACCGGCGGCGCGTACTCGCTGGCGTTCCTCGACGCGATGGCGACCGACGACGCGAAGGCGTGGCTGACGGAGATCAAAGGCGTCGGGCCGAAGACCGCCAGCGTCGTGTTGAACTTCCACTTCGGGAAGGCAACGATGGCGGTCGACACCCACGTCGAGCGCGTCTCGAAGCGGTTCGGACTGGTGCCGGAGTCGGCCTCGAACGAGCGCGCCCACGAGGTGCTGGACGCGCAGGTGCCCGACGAGCTGATCTACCCGCTTCACGTCCTCCTGATCCGACACGGGCGGGAGCACTGTTCCGCGCGGGGCGCGGACTGCGACAACCCTGTCTGCGAGGCGTACTGCGACTGCGAGTACTGCTGA
- a CDS encoding PAS domain-containing sensor histidine kinase, whose translation MGGDPGDADVHRETGAAGDRYRMLFENNPIVIWEHDFSAAKSYLNSLRVDPTEVAAFLDSHPSEVAALFDEVETVDVNRNAVEYYGARSKEHLLDNVDQVLDEEAWDLTVELWAGIAAGKTRFRGETVANTFDGKRRHQILQLYVPEAYAETYERVYMTGTDITDLKERERELQRERDKLDEFASIVSHDLRNPLGVAQGRIALARADGDLSHLAPAARSIDRSLELIDDLLSLARAGSEIGDLDDIPLAAVVRDCEAQVDGAAVSLVGDLPTIRADRSRVGTLLENLLRNAVEHGGGDVAIAVGGLDGGFYLEDDGAGIPADDRDAVFDVGFSSNADGTGFGLSIVAQIADAHGWDVRVTDGADGGARFEVTGVESAS comes from the coding sequence ATGGGAGGGGACCCCGGCGACGCCGATGTCCACCGGGAGACCGGCGCTGCCGGCGATCGGTATCGGATGCTGTTCGAGAACAACCCGATCGTCATCTGGGAGCACGACTTCTCGGCGGCGAAGTCGTATCTGAATTCGCTGAGAGTCGACCCGACGGAGGTCGCGGCGTTTCTCGACTCGCACCCCTCGGAAGTGGCGGCGCTCTTCGACGAGGTCGAAACGGTCGACGTGAACCGGAACGCGGTGGAGTACTACGGGGCGCGTTCGAAGGAGCACCTCCTCGACAACGTCGATCAGGTCCTCGACGAGGAGGCGTGGGATCTCACCGTCGAACTCTGGGCCGGCATCGCCGCCGGGAAGACGCGGTTTCGGGGCGAGACGGTCGCTAACACGTTCGACGGGAAGCGCCGGCACCAGATCCTCCAACTGTACGTCCCCGAGGCGTACGCCGAGACCTACGAGCGCGTGTACATGACCGGGACCGACATCACCGACCTCAAAGAGCGCGAACGCGAGTTACAGCGGGAGCGCGACAAGCTCGACGAGTTCGCGAGCATCGTCTCGCACGACCTTCGCAACCCGTTGGGCGTCGCGCAGGGTCGTATCGCGCTCGCCCGAGCGGACGGAGACCTATCCCACTTGGCGCCCGCCGCCCGGTCGATCGATCGGAGCCTCGAACTGATCGACGATCTGCTCTCCCTCGCCCGCGCGGGCAGTGAGATCGGCGACCTGGACGACATCCCGCTGGCGGCCGTCGTCCGCGACTGCGAGGCGCAGGTCGACGGCGCCGCCGTCTCGCTCGTCGGCGACCTCCCCACGATCCGGGCCGACCGCAGCCGGGTGGGCACGCTGCTGGAGAACCTGCTCAGGAACGCGGTCGAACACGGCGGCGGCGACGTTGCCATCGCCGTCGGCGGCCTCGACGGCGGGTTCTACCTCGAAGACGACGGGGCAGGCATCCCCGCGGACGACAGGGACGCCGTCTTCGACGTCGGGTTCTCGTCGAACGCCGACGGCACCGGCTTCGGGCTGAGCATCGTCGCGCAGATCGCCGACGCGCACGGGTGGGACGTACGGGTGACCGACGGCGCCGACGGCGGAGCGAGGTTCGAGGTCACCGGCGTCGAGAGCGCGTCGTAG